Part of the Leifsonia soli genome is shown below.
CCTGCTGGGCCCGAACGGCGCGGGCAAGAGCACGACCATCGAGATCCTCGAGGGATACCGCGACCGGTCGGCGGGCGAGGTCTCCGTGCTCGGGGTCGACCCGGCCGCGGGCGGGACGAGGTGGAAGGCGCGGCTCGGGATCGTCCTCCAGACCGGCGCGGAGGCGACGAACGTCACCGTCCGCGAGCAGCTCGCGCACTTCGCGCGGTTCTACCCGTCGCCGCGCGACGTCGACGAGGTCATGGCGGCGGTCGGGCTCACCGAGAAGGCGAAGGCCCGGCTCCGCAGCCTCTCCGGCGGCCAGCGGAGGCGGCTCGATGTCGCCCTCGGGGTCATCGGACGGCCCGAGCTGCTGTTCCTCGACGAGCCCACCACGGGGTTCGACCCGGAGGCACGCCACCGATTCTGGGAGCTGATCCGCTCGCTGAAGCGCGAGGGTACCACCATCCTGCTCACCACGCACTACCTCGACGAGGCCGCCCAGCTCAGCGACCGCGCAGCCGTGATCGCCGAGGGCCGCCTGGTCGACATGGGCGCCATCGACCAGCTCGGGGGAGCGGAGGCCCGCGTCCCGATCGTGCGCTGGCGGGAGGCCGACGGCACCCCGCGCTCCGAGCGCACCGACACGCCCGCCGCCCTCGTGGCGCAGCTGACCGCCGCGGCCGGCGGCGAGCCGTCCGACCTCGAGGTCATCCGGCCGAGCCTGGAGGATGTCTACCTCGACCTGGTCCAGCGGGTGGGAGCAGAGTCGTGAGCGCCGTCGGTCTGGGTCTCGAACGCGCCAGGTACGAGACGATCGTGTACTTCCGCCAGCCGGACACGATCTTCTTCACCTTCCTCTTCCCGGTCGTGATGCTCGGCATCTTCTCCGTGGCGTTCCAGGGAATGGGGAACGTCGGCGCGGCGCCGGACGGCACGGGCGGGATCACCCAGGCCGCGTACTACCTCCCCGCCATGATCGCCGCGGGCATCCTGCTCTCCGGCGTCCAGAACCTCGCCGTCGACATCGCGGGGGAGAAGAGCGACGGCACCCTCAAACGGCTCGGCGGCACCCCGCTGCCGGTGATCTCCTACTTCATCGGGAAGATGGGCCAGGTGCTCGCCACCAGCGTGCTGCAGATCGGCCTGCTGCTCGTCGTCGCCCGGCTCGCCTTCGGCGTCGCCCTCCCGGCCTCCGCCGACCTCTGGCTGCGCTTCACGTGGATCTACCTGCTCAGCATCGTGACGTCCGCCGTGCTCGGGATCGCGCTCTCCGCCATCCCGCGCACCGGCCGCAGCGCGACCGCCGTCATCATCCCGATCGTCCTCATCCTGCAGTTCATCTCCGGCGTCTACATCCCCTTCGGCGTGCTGCCCACCTGGCTGCAGAACGTCGCGAGCGTCTTCCCGCTCAAGTGGATCGCCGAGGGGATGCGCAGCGTCTTCCTGCCACAGAGCTTCGAGTCCCGGGAGCCGAGCGGCAGCTGGCAGCTCGGCGGGATCGCGATCGTGCTCTCGGTGTGGCTGGTCGCGGGCCTGCTGGCGAGCAGGATCACGTTCCGCTGGATCCGCAAGGACGCGTGAGCCGGGAGCGGATGGACGCGCGAGCGCTCAGCCCCGCTCGAGCAGCACCGCGACCTCCATGTGCCCGGTCTGCGGGAACATGTCGAGCACCCGCCCGGCCCGCACCCGGTAGGAGGGCATCCGCGCGAGGTCGTGCGCGAGGCTCTTCGGATTGCAGCTGGAGTACACGACGCTTCCGACGCCGGATCCCTCGAGCCACCCGGCGAGCTCGGCGCCGATCCCTCGGCGCGGGGGATTGACGATCACGAGCTCCGGAGGCGTCGCGGCGGAGAGGGCGAACGCCGTCGCGTCGCCGGCCCGGAACGCCACCTGCGGCAGGCCGGCGGCGGCCGCCGTCGCCCGCGCACTCCGCACGGCCTCACGGCTGGTCTCCACGCCGACGACCCGTCGTCCCGGCGCGGCGACATGGAGGGCGAATCCGCCGACGCCGCAGTACAGGTCCCACACCGAGGCCGGGCCGATCTCGTCCACCCAGGCCGCCACCTGGCCGTACAGGGCGGTGGCGACCTCGGTGTTGGTCTGGAAGAAGCTCTGCGGGCGCAGTCGGAGAGACACCGCCCCGACCCGCATGGTGAGCGTCGACTCCCGGGTGAGTACGACCTCCGTGTCGCCCTCGACGACCGCCTTGTGCTCCGGCTGCACGTTGACGGTGACGACGCGGGCGCTCGGCAGGTCGGCGGCCAACCGGCCGAGACCCGCGCGGACCCGCGCGACGGTCTGATCGGACCGCGCGACGAACCGCACCATGAGCTCGCCGTCCGGCGACTCGGTGACGAGCACGTACTTCAGCTCGCCCCGGCGCTCCGGCACGCGGTACGGCTCCAACCGCTGCCGAGTGATGAACCGCGCCAGCACGGGAAGGGCGGCGCGGATCCCGGGCGAGCAGATGCCGCACTCGCGGAGGTCGACTCCGCGTCCTGCCTCGTCGAGGATGCCGATCGTCGGCTGGTCGACCGTGCCGCCGACGACCATCTTGGCCTTGTTGCGATAGCCCGCCTCCGCACTTGCGACCGGCGCGAGCCAGGCGGCGTCGCCGTAGGGGGCGAGCAGCTCCCGGGCCTGGCGGTCCTTGCCATCGAGCTGCTCGGCGTACGGGACGCCCATGAGCGTGCATGACCGGCACACGCCGGCGTCGAAGTACGAGCAATCCATCGGAGTGCCGATTCTACGGGCACGTGCTGTGACACGGTTCGGGCGCACGATCACAACAAAAACCACATCTGAATGTTGTTTTCTCTGTGAACGTGTTGTAACGTGTGGGAAACCAACGGAGGGACACCGCGTGTACGCAATGGAGCGCCAGGGGCTGATCGAGCGGATGCTGCTCGATGACGGCCGCGTCGCCGTCGTCGACCTCGCCCAGCGCTTCGGGGTCACCACCGAGACGGTCCGCCGCGATCTCGACGCTCTCGAGCAGTCCGGGGCCCTCCGCCGGGTGCACGGCGGAGCCGTCGCGGTCGACCGGGTCAGCACCTCCGAGGTCTCCGTCTCCGAGCGCACCGCGCTGCGGGCGGACACGAAGCGGCGCATCGCGGCGCGGGCGCTCGACATCCTCGGAGACGGCTTCCGCGGCTCCCTCTACCTCGACGCGGGAACGACCACCGCCGCCGTCGCAGAGCTCCTGCCCGACCGGCTGACCGGGACGCGCGGCGAAGCCGAGGTCGTCACCCACTCTCTGGCGGTCGCACCGGAACTCGCGGGTGCCGATCGCGTGGCGCTGACCGTGATCGGCGGACGGATCCGCGGCGTCACCGCGGCCGCCGTCGGCGCGGGAACCGTTCGGTCCATCCACTCGCTGCGACCGGACATCGTCTTCGTCGGAGCCAACGGCGTCTCGGCGGGTTTCGGCCTGAGCACGCCCGACCCGGAGGAGGCGGCGGTCAAGGAGGCCATCGTCCGCGCTGCACGCCGGGTCGTCGTGGTGGCCGACTCCAGCAAGTTCCAGCAGGAGTCCCTCGTCGCCTTCGCGCCGCTCGAAGCCATCGACCTGCTCGTGACGGATGCCGCGCCGGAGGGCGAGCTGGCCGAGGCGCTCGCCGCGGCGGATGTCGAGGTGTGGTCCGCATGATCGTCACGCTCACTGCCAACCCGTCGCTGGACCGCTCCGTCACGCTCGACGCGCCGCTGCTGGCCGGCGAGGTCCAGAGCGCTCTCGGCGCGCGCGAGGACGCCGGGGGCAAGGGCATCAACGTCGCCCGCGTGATCGCTGCGGCCGGCGTGCCGGCGCTCGCGGTGCTGCCCCTCGCCGACGACGACCCGTTCGGCGTCGCCCTGCACGCCGCGGGCGTGGCGACGCGCCCGGTCCCGATCCACGGGCACGCCCGCGCGAACCTCACCATCACCGACCCGGCGGGCGTGACCACGAAGCTCAACCTGCCCGGCACGGTCCTCGAACCGGCCGAGAGCGCGGCGCTGGTGGCGGCCGTCGTCGACGCCTGCGAGGGCGCTGAGTGGCTCGTCCTGGCCGGATCGCTCCCGCCCGGGGCGGCCGATGACCTCTATGTGACCGTGATCCGCGCGGTCCGCGACCGCTGGCTCGGGGACGCTCCGAAGATCGCGGTCGACACCTCGGGCGACGCCCTGCGTGCCGCCGTCTTCGACGGACACCCCGACCTCATCAAGCCGAACGAGCTGGAGCTCGCGGAGCTCACCGGCACGGAACAGCCGGACGCCGACGACCTGATCGACGCGGTCCTGGCCGTCGCCCGCCCGCTCGTCCCGGACACCGTCGGCGCCGCTCTGATCACGCTCGGCGCGCACGGCTCCGTCCTGGTCACGGCCGACGGCGCGTTCGTCGCCGAGGCGCCGCGCATCACCGTGCGGAGCACCGTCGGCGCCGGCGACAGCGCGCTCGCGGGCTACCTGCTCGCCGATCGTGCCGGAGCCGACCCTGCGGATCGGCTCGTCGACGCTGTCCGCTACGGCTCGGCCGCCGCATCCCTGCCGGGCACCCAGGCCCCGCGCCCCCTCGATCTGCCGCCGGGCGACATCCGCGTCGCCGCGCTGCATCCCTGAACCCCGACCCCCCGAACACCCTGGAGGACACCGTGTCATCGAAGACCATCATCCCCGAACTCGTCGAACTGGACGTCGGCCACACCGACAAGAGCGAGGTCATCCGCGAGCTCGCCGCGCGCGTCGTCGCACAGGGTCGCGCGACGGATGCCGCCGCCCTGTTCGAGGACGCCTGGGCCCGCGAGCAGAAGGACGAGACCGGGCTGCCGGGCGGCATCGCCATCCCGCACGCCAAGAGCGCGGCCGTGACCGTGCCGTCGCTGGCGTTCGCGCGCCTGACGCCCGGCGTCGACTTCGGCGCCTCCGACGGCCCCGCCGACCTCGTGTTCCTCATCGCCGCACCGGCCGACGCGGCCGAGACCCACCTCGCCGTGCTGTCGAAGCTCGCCCGCAGCCTGATGCTCGACGAGTTCACGGCCGGTCTCCGGGCGGCGAAGACGCCGGAGGACGTGGTCGCCCTCGTCGACCAGGCGATCGGCGAGGCCGAGGCCGGGGCCGTCGCCCCCGAAGCCGTCGCGACGCCGGCCGTGCAGACCCGCCCCGACGTCGAGGACGCCCTGCTCATCGACGGCCGGCCGGCGCGCATCGTCGCCGTCACCTCGTGCGCGACCGGCATCGCGCACACCTTCATGGCCGCCGACGCCCTCACCGCCGCCGGGAAGACGTCCGGGGTCGACCTGGTGGTCGAGCCGCAGGGCTCGAGTGGCTACCAGGCGCTGCCGCAGAGCGTGATCGACGCCGCGGACGCCGTGATCTTCGCCAACGACGTGGATGTGCGCGAGGAGGCCAGGTTCGCCGGCAAGCCGGTCGTCCGCTCCGGGGTGAAGCGCGGCATCGAGCAGCCCGCGGCGCTCGTCGCGGAGGCCGTCGCGGCCGCGAAGAATCCGGCGGGCGCCCGGGTGCAAGCCGGCGCCGGCTCGGCGACCGGCACCGCGGCATCGCCGTCGCAGAACGTCTCGTGGGGCCGCAACATCCAGCGCATCCTGCTCACCGGCGTCAGCTACATGATCCCGTTCGTCGCGGGTGGCGGCCTGCTCGTCGCGATCAGCTTCCTGCCCTTCCTCGGCGGATACGGCATCGCGCTGGCCCACGGCGATGCCGGTGTGAACAACGCCGTGTACACGCTGCAGCACTTCGCGATCTGGAACCTCCCTCCCGAAGGGCTGGGCTACTACCTCGGCGCGATCGCGTTCGAGATCGGCAGCGTGAGCCTCGGCTTCCTGGTGCCCGCCCTCGCCGGCTACATCGCCTTCGCCATCGCCGACCGGCCGGGCATCGCCCCCGGGTTCGTCGCCGGTGCCATCGCCGTCTTCATGAACGCCGGCTTCCTCGGCGGCCTCGTCGGCGGTCTGCTCGCCGGTTTCGCAGCGTGGCTCATCGGGCGGCCGACCGTCCCGCGGTGGCTGCGCGGCCTGATGCCGGTGGTGATCATCCCGCTCGGCGCCTCGATCATCGCCTCCGGGCTGATGCTGCTCATTCTCGGCGCTCCCATCGCCTGGCTGATGACCCAGCTGAACGGATTCCTCAACGGGCTGAGCGGCGGCGGGGCCATCGTGCTCGGCATCATCCTCGGCCTGATGATGTGCTTCGACCTCGGGGGACCGGTCAACAAGGTCGCCTACGCGTTCGCCGTCGCCGGGCTGGCGCAGCAGACGGACGCCAGCTTCCAGGTGATGGCCGCCGTCATGATCGCGGGCATGGTGCCTCCGCTCGGCATGGCTCTCGCGTCCACCGTGCTGTACCGACGCGGCTTCACGGAGGTCGAGCGCGAGAACGGCGCGGCCGCCTGGCTGCTCGGCGCCTCCTTCATCTCCGAGGGCGCGATCCCGTTCGCGGCGGCGGACCCGCTGCGCGTCATCCCCGCCAACCTGGTCGGGGGAGCCGTGGCCGGCGGACTCGCGATGGCTTTCGCCGTCGAGTCGCGCGCTCCGCACGGCGGCGTGTTCGTCTTCTTCGCCATCGACCCGTTGTGGGGCTTCGCCCTGGCGCTCGCCGCCGGAACGGTCACCACCGCTCTGATCGTCACGGCCCTGAAGCGGTTCACCGCCGCCGGGCGGAAGGCGGACGCGATGTCGGCCGAGGCCGCCGAGTCGCCCATCCCGGAAACCGTGGCCGCCTGACCGCGGCTCCCGGCCACCGCACACACACACGCAGAGCAAGGACACTCCATGACCGAACGTCACGCCACCATCGCCAGCGCCTCCGGCCTCCACGCCCGCCCCGCCAAGCTGTTCGTCCAGGCGGTGCAGGAGAAGGCCATCCCGGTCACGATCGCCGTCGGCGACGGACCCGAACTGGATGCGCGCAGCATCCTGTCGCTCATGGGCCTGGCCGCCGGAAAGGGCACGGTCGTCACCCTGCGCTCGGATGCGCCGGGCGCGGAGGGAGCGCTGGACGACCTCGTCGAGCTGCTCGAGACGGACCTCGACGCCGCCTAGCGGCGAACAGGCGGGAGACCGCCGTGGTGGATGGTGCCCCCAGTAGGATTTGAACCTACGGCCTTCTGCTCCGGAGGCAGACGCTCTATCCCCTGAGCTATGGGGGCCAGGGTGTTCTCCAGGCTAGCATCCCGCCGGCCGCCACCGTGAAATCGGCGGCGGCCGTCGGGCGCGTTCAGGAGGCCGGGAGGTTGCCCAGCACGCTCCCCATGAGCGGGGCGGCGTCACCCGGTTCGAAGAACGCGACGGACTCGGCGACGATCCAGTACGGCCCGCGGAAGATCTGCACCTGGCCCGCGTCGCCGGCTTTGAAGTAGCCCTCCACCTGCGGGGGGACGCCGTAGGTCGGCACCGGCTTCGCGGCGGTGATCGCCGCGTTCTTGAGCGACTCGAGGGCGTCCGACGGCGGCTTGGCGATCGCGATCTGCACGACGTCGCCGCTGGTCTGGTTCTTCCAGGCGCAGGCGACGCCCTCCCAGCCGGCGATCTTCTTCTCCAGAGAGCCGTCCTGCGGCGCGTAACCGGGGTCCGCGCCGAAGTTGGGGTTGTACGCGTACAGCTGGTCCAGCGTCAGAACCTGGTCGCAGGTGATCCCGACCGGAGTGGGGGGCGCGGTCGGCGTCACGGCGGGCAGCGGCGTCGCCGACGTCGTCGGCGTCTTCGTCGCGTGCGCGGAGGCAGCCGGCGTCTTCGACGGCGTCGGCGTCGGCGAGCAGCCGGCGAGCGCGACGGAGGCGACGAGGCCTGCCGCGACGGTCGCGGTCAGAAGGCCGGAACGGCGGGTGAGTGAAGGCATTTCGGCTTGTCGTCTTCCTGTTCGGGAGCGCGCGTCGCGATGACCCTATCAACTCGCGCACCCGCGAAGCCGCCGGAGCGCCGGAGGGGACGGGCCGCGACATCGCGGGTCCGTGGCCGCCCGGTAGAATCGATCCTCATGACTCCCGCTGACCTCTCCGCCGCCCTCCTCGACATCGTGACGACGGTGGTCGAGCAGCGACGAGCGGCCGACGCGGAGCTCCCCGAACTCGCTCTCACCGTCGACGACGTGCCCCTGGAGCGGCCGAAGAATCGCGACCACGGCGACTGGGCGTCCAACGTCGCGATGCGGCTCGCGAAGAAGGTCGGCGCGAACCCGCGCGAGCTCGCCGAGCAGATCGCGGCGGCGGCCGCCGGCATCGACGGCGTCGCGTCGGCCGAGGTCGCCGGTCCCGGTTTCATCAACTTCCGCTTGGAGGCCGCAGCCGCCGGCCAGCTGGCCAAGACCATCGTCGAGGCCGGCGACGCGTACGGCCGCGGCGACATCTACGACGGCCTGTCGGTGAATCTGGAGTTCGTCTCGGCCAACCCGACCGGTCCCGTCCACATGGGCGGCGCGCGCTGGGCGGCCGTCGGGGACAGCCTGGCCCGCATCCTGCAGGCCGAGGGCGCCGACGTGACACGCGAGTACTACTTCAACGACCACGGGTCGCAGATCGACCGGTTCGCGCGCAGCCTGCTTGCGGCCTACCTCGGAGAGCCGACGCCGGAGGACGGCTACGGCGGCGGCTACATCGGCGAGATCGCCGACCGGGTGGTCGAGCGTTACGACGGCGACCTGGCGAGCCTCCCGCGCGAGCAGCAGCAGGAGGTGTTCCGCTCGATCGGCACCGAGCTGATGTTCCAGGAGATCAAGGAGCGCCTGCACGCGTTCGGCGTCGACTTCGACGTGTACTTCCACGAGGACTCGCTGCACGCCTCCGGCGCGGTCGAGCGCGCCATCCAGCGTCTCGACGAGCAGGGGCACATCTTCGATGCGGACGGCGCCATCTGGCTGCGCACCACCGCCTTCGGCGACGACCGCGACCGCGTCATCATCCGCTCGAACGGCGAGCCCGCCTACATCTCCGGCGACCTCGGCTACTACCTCGACAAGCGCGAGCGCGGCTTCGAGCAGAACATCATCATGCTGGGCGCCGACCACCACGGCTACATCGGCCGCATGATGGCGATGGTCGAGGCCTTCGGCGACGTCCCGAACGTCAACCTGCAGATCCTCATCGGCCAGATGGTGAACCTGGTGAAGGACGGCGAGCCGGTGCGCATGTCCAAGCGGGCGGGCACGATCGTCACGCTCGACGACCTGGTGGATGCGGTGGGCGTCGACGCCGCCCGCTACGCCCTGGTGCGCTCCTCGACCGACTCGCAGCTCGACATCGACCTCGACCTGCTGACCAAGCGCAGCAACGAGAACCCGGTCTACTACGTGCAGTACGCCCACGCGCGCACCCGCTCGGTCGCCGCGAACGCCGAGAAGGCCGGCGTCGACCACAGCGTCTTCGCGCCGGAGCTGCTCACCCACGAGACCGAGTCGGCGCTGCTGGGCGGTCTGCAGGAGTTCCCGCGCGTCGTCGCGCAGGCGGCCGAGCTGCGCGAGCCGCACCGGGTCGCGCGCTACATCGAGGAGCTCGCGGGGCTGTACCACGCGTGGTACGCGGTCCGCGACGGCTCCACGCGTGTGCTCCCGCACGGCGACGAGCCCGTCACCGACCTGCACCGCACCCGCCTCTGGCTGAACGACGCGACCGGACAGGTCATCCGCAACGGCCTCGGCCTGCTGGGTGTCTCCGCGCCGGACCGGATGTGACGACCGGATGAGCGACGACACCACCCAGGTGATCCCCGAGCCGCAGGCGCCGGGGCCGCAGGCGACAGCGCCGCGCCGCAGGCGACCGCGGTGGCTGCGCCTCCTGCTCGCCATCGGCATCCCGGTCGCCGTGGTGGTCGTCCTGCTCGTGGTGGCCGACACCGCCGTCCGCGCCTACGCCGAGCAGCGGGTGTCCGACGAGATCGAGAAGAACCTGCCCGCCGACATCCGCGGTGAGGTGACGACGCACATCGGCGGCTTCTCCGTGCTGCAGCAGTACCTCTCCGGCTCGTTCCAGCGGGTCGAGCTGGACGCGCCGAAGCTCGTCGTGCAGGGGGCCCCGCTGAGTGCGAAGGTCGTCGCCACGGGCGTCCCCGCCGACTTCTCGAAGCCGATCGCCGACGCGACCGGCACCTTGCGCATCGACCAGACGTCGCTGAACACCCTGGTGAAGATCCCCGGAGCGACCGGCGACATCACTCTCGGCGACGGCACGATCGGCTACGACGGGAAGATCGACCTGCTCGGGCTCCCCGTGGGCTACACGGTGACCGCGACGCCGGAGGCGGCGGGCTCGCAGGTTCTGCTGAAACCGGACAAGGCCAACCTCACGACGGGCGCGGGAGACGTGAACCTCAGCCGTCTGCTCCAGGCCCTCACGTCGCAGGGGCCGTTCCCCGTGTGCGCCGCGCAGTACTTGCCGGCGGGCGTCCAGGTGTCCGACATCCGGGTGACGCCGGGCCATGCGACCGTCGAGCTGACCGCGAGCGACTTCGTCCTCGACCAGAAGTTCCTCAACAGCAAGGGGAGCTGTTCGTAACACGCACCGAGCGTGCCGTGCAGCCTGGATAGACTTCTGCTGTCATCTCCACCGGCTTCAGGGGCCAACCCGGGTCCGCTCGCCTAGGAGACCCCCACTCGTCGCCACCCGTGAGGTTCCCTATGGCTGATTCCGTCGCTGCGTCCAACCCGCTCGCCCCGCCGTGGCTGCACGTGCCGGTGGATGCGAACGCCCTCGCCGCGGGCCTCTGGTCGCGCACGGCCGATCGCGCCGGCGGAGAGCTCGTCGTCGGCGGTGTGACCGCGACCGCACTCGCCGCGCGCTTCGGCACGCCGCTGTACGTGGTCGACGAGGAGGACGCCCGGGCGCGCGCCGTCGAGGTGCGCGAGGCGTTCGACCGCGCCTTCGCCGAGATCGGGACGGCCGCCAAGGTCTACTACGCCGGCAAGGCGTTCCTCAGCGTCGAGGTGGCGCGGTGGATGTCGGAGGCGGGTCTCAACATCGACGTCTGCAGCGGAGGCGAGCTGGCGGTCGCCCTGGCCGCCGGCGTCGACCCGGAGCGGGTCGGCTTCCACGGCAACAACAAGTCGCTCGCCGAGATCGACCAGGCCGTCGCGGCCGGCATCGGCGCCATCATCATCGACAGCGTGCAGGAGATCGGCCGGGTCGCCGCCGCCGCGGAGCGCCACGGCGTGCGCCAGAGCATCCGGCTGCGGGTCAACAGCGGCGTCCACGCCCACACCCACGCGTTCCTCGCCACCGCCCACGAGGACCAGAAGTTCGGGATCGCCCTGGAGCACGCCGCCGAGGCGGTCGCGCTGATCCGCTCCCACGCCTCCCTCGCCTTCCGTGGCCTGCACTGCCACATCGGCTCGCAGATCTTCGGCGCCGACGGGTTCGCGGAGTCCGCCGCCCGCCTCCTCACCCTCCACAAGGAGCTGCTGGCCGGCGGCGACGTGCCCGAGCTGAACCTCGGCGGCGGATTCGGCATCGCGTACACGTCCGCCGACGATCCCGCGCCGATCGGCGAGCTCGCCCGCCGCATCGCCGAGACCGTCGCCGCGGGATGCGAGGAGCTCGACATCCCGACTCCGGTCGTTGCATTCGAGCCGGGCCGGTCGATCATCGGGACCGCCGGGCTCACCCTCTACACGGTGGGCACGACGAAGGACGTCCCCGTCGCCTTCCAGGACGACGGCGAGACCGCGGTCCGCCGCTACGTCAGCGTCGACGGCGGGATGAGCGACAACGCCCGTCCCGCGCTCTACGGCGCCGACTACTCGGCCAGGATCGCGAACCGCGTCTCGCCGACCGCGCCCGCCCTCGTCCGGGTCGCCGGCAAGCACTGCGAGAGCGGCGACATCGTCGTCGACGCCGAGTACCTCCCGGCCGACGTCGAGCCGGGCGACCTGCTCGCGGTCCCGGCGACGGGCGCATACTGCTGGGCGCTGTCCAGCAACTACAACCACATCGGGCGGCCGGCGGTCGTCGCGGTGCGCGACGGGGAGGCCAGGGTGATCGTCCGCGGCGAGACCATCGACGACCTCCTCGCGCGGGACGCCGGCTACACGGCGCCCGCATCCACCCTCTCCGCGTCGAAGGAGCGCAGCCAGGCATGATCGAGTACCGCAACCTCCGCGTCGCCCTGCTCGGGGCCGGCTCCGTCGGATCGCAGGTGGCCCGCCTGCTGCTCTCGCAGGGCGACGAGTTCGCCTCCCGCATCGGCGCCCGCCTCGAGCTGGTCGGCATCGCCGTCCGCGACGTGGATGCGCCGCGCGACACCGAGCTGCCGCGCGAGCTCTTCACCACCGACGCCTCCTCGCTGATCCTCGGCGCCGACATCGTCGTGGAGCTGATGGGCGGCATCGAGCCGGCCCGCGGCTACGTGCTGGAGGCGCTGAACTCCGGTGCCGACGTCATCACGGCCAACAAGGCCCTGCTGGCCACGCACGGGCCGGAGCTGTTCGACGCCGCAGAGCAGGTCGGCGCGCAGCTCTACTACGAGGCGGCCGTCGCCGGAGCGATCCCGATCATCCGCCCGCTGCGCGACAGCCTCGCCGGCGACCGCATCAACCGCATCCTCGGCATCGTCAACGGCACGACGAACTTCGTGCTCGACCGCATGGACGTCAACGGAGAGACGCTCCAGGACGCGCTGGCGACGGCCACCGACCGCGGCTACGCCGAGGCCGACCCGACCGCCGACATCGGCGGGTACGACGCCGCGCAGAAGGCGGCGATCCTGGCGAGCCTGGCGTTCCACACCGTCGTGCCTCTCGACCGCGTCTACCGCGAGGGCATCACCGGCGTCACCAAGGCGCAGGTGGATGCGGCGCGCGAGGCCGGCGCTGTCATCAAGCTGCTGGCGATCTGCGAGCGCATGACCGATCCCGAGACGGGGGAGGAGGGCGTCTCCGCCCGCGTCTACCCCGCCCTCATCAGCCGGGACCATCCTCTCGCCGCCGTGCACGGCGCCCACAACGCAGTCTTCGTGCAGGCCGCCGCCGCCGGGGACCTCATGTTCTACGGCGCGGGGGCCGGGGGAGTCGAGACGGCGTCCGCCGTGCTCGGCGACGTCGTGTCGGCCGCCCGGCGGCACGTGGTCGGCGGCCCGGGCGTCGCCGAGTCCACGCACGCCGACCTGCCGGTGCTCGACATCGGCCGCGTCGTGACTCGGTACCAGATCACGCTCGACGTCGAGGACCAGCCCGGCGTGCTCGCCGCGGTGGCCCGCATCCTCAGTGACGGCGGGGTCAGCGTCGAGACCGTGCAGCAGTCCGTGCCGAGCACGACGGGGCCCGTCGTGATCGCCGGAGCGGCGCCCGCGGCGGCCGGGCCGATTCACGGCGGCGGGACGGCCACCGCTACCCTGGTGATCGGCACCCACGAAGCCGAGGAGGCCGCGCTCGCGGCCACCGTCGAGGCTCTCGCGGCGAGCGACGTCGTGATCGCCATCTCTTCCGTTCTCCGAGTCGAAGGATCGTAATGCCCCAGCCCAAGGCCTACAGTCGTCAGTGGCGCGGCGTCCTCCGCGAGTACGCGGACCGCCTGAACATCTCCGACGCCACTCCGATCGTCACGCTGGGCGAGGGCGGAACCCCGCTCATCCCCGCCCCGGCGCTCTCCGCGCGGACGGGCGCGGACGTGTACGTGAAGTTCGAGGGCATGAACCCGACCGGGTCCTTCAAAGACCGCGGCATGACCATGGCGATCTCGAAGGCCGTCGAGCACGGTGCGAAGGCGGTCATCTGCGCCTCCACCGGCAACACCTCGGCATC
Proteins encoded:
- a CDS encoding fructose-specific PTS transporter subunit EIIC yields the protein MSSKTIIPELVELDVGHTDKSEVIRELAARVVAQGRATDAAALFEDAWAREQKDETGLPGGIAIPHAKSAAVTVPSLAFARLTPGVDFGASDGPADLVFLIAAPADAAETHLAVLSKLARSLMLDEFTAGLRAAKTPEDVVALVDQAIGEAEAGAVAPEAVATPAVQTRPDVEDALLIDGRPARIVAVTSCATGIAHTFMAADALTAAGKTSGVDLVVEPQGSSGYQALPQSVIDAADAVIFANDVDVREEARFAGKPVVRSGVKRGIEQPAALVAEAVAAAKNPAGARVQAGAGSATGTAASPSQNVSWGRNIQRILLTGVSYMIPFVAGGGLLVAISFLPFLGGYGIALAHGDAGVNNAVYTLQHFAIWNLPPEGLGYYLGAIAFEIGSVSLGFLVPALAGYIAFAIADRPGIAPGFVAGAIAVFMNAGFLGGLVGGLLAGFAAWLIGRPTVPRWLRGLMPVVIIPLGASIIASGLMLLILGAPIAWLMTQLNGFLNGLSGGGAIVLGIILGLMMCFDLGGPVNKVAYAFAVAGLAQQTDASFQVMAAVMIAGMVPPLGMALASTVLYRRGFTEVERENGAAAWLLGASFISEGAIPFAAADPLRVIPANLVGGAVAGGLAMAFAVESRAPHGGVFVFFAIDPLWGFALALAAGTVTTALIVTALKRFTAAGRKADAMSAEAAESPIPETVAA
- a CDS encoding HPr family phosphocarrier protein produces the protein MTERHATIASASGLHARPAKLFVQAVQEKAIPVTIAVGDGPELDARSILSLMGLAAGKGTVVTLRSDAPGAEGALDDLVELLETDLDAA
- a CDS encoding iron ABC transporter ATP-binding protein, which encodes MPSLTRRSGLLTATVAAGLVASVALAGCSPTPTPSKTPAASAHATKTPTTSATPLPAVTPTAPPTPVGITCDQVLTLDQLYAYNPNFGADPGYAPQDGSLEKKIAGWEGVACAWKNQTSGDVVQIAIAKPPSDALESLKNAAITAAKPVPTYGVPPQVEGYFKAGDAGQVQIFRGPYWIVAESVAFFEPGDAAPLMGSVLGNLPAS
- the argS gene encoding arginine--tRNA ligase, producing MTPADLSAALLDIVTTVVEQRRAADAELPELALTVDDVPLERPKNRDHGDWASNVAMRLAKKVGANPRELAEQIAAAAAGIDGVASAEVAGPGFINFRLEAAAAGQLAKTIVEAGDAYGRGDIYDGLSVNLEFVSANPTGPVHMGGARWAAVGDSLARILQAEGADVTREYYFNDHGSQIDRFARSLLAAYLGEPTPEDGYGGGYIGEIADRVVERYDGDLASLPREQQQEVFRSIGTELMFQEIKERLHAFGVDFDVYFHEDSLHASGAVERAIQRLDEQGHIFDADGAIWLRTTAFGDDRDRVIIRSNGEPAYISGDLGYYLDKRERGFEQNIIMLGADHHGYIGRMMAMVEAFGDVPNVNLQILIGQMVNLVKDGEPVRMSKRAGTIVTLDDLVDAVGVDAARYALVRSSTDSQLDIDLDLLTKRSNENPVYYVQYAHARTRSVAANAEKAGVDHSVFAPELLTHETESALLGGLQEFPRVVAQAAELREPHRVARYIEELAGLYHAWYAVRDGSTRVLPHGDEPVTDLHRTRLWLNDATGQVIRNGLGLLGVSAPDRM
- a CDS encoding LmeA family phospholipid-binding protein, yielding MSDDTTQVIPEPQAPGPQATAPRRRRPRWLRLLLAIGIPVAVVVVLLVVADTAVRAYAEQRVSDEIEKNLPADIRGEVTTHIGGFSVLQQYLSGSFQRVELDAPKLVVQGAPLSAKVVATGVPADFSKPIADATGTLRIDQTSLNTLVKIPGATGDITLGDGTIGYDGKIDLLGLPVGYTVTATPEAAGSQVLLKPDKANLTTGAGDVNLSRLLQALTSQGPFPVCAAQYLPAGVQVSDIRVTPGHATVELTASDFVLDQKFLNSKGSCS